The DNA region TGGTTTGCTATTGGAAGCAAGAAGGAAGAAGGGTTTTCAATTcaaaaaacatttcattaattgAATATAAAGTTTTGATTGAGgatatattatatgtttaacaaaataaattaaccaACTCATCCATAATTACTCATATCTagtatttaagaaaaaaatcttaaagatgattttttataagtttttgaAACATACAATTTCGtgataaaactttaaataaataaataaagtaaaaacaaattaaatcaattcTGAATCAATATTATTTCATGAATTTTCATTGATTTATCAAACATAAACTTAATTGGAGTGTCGCTCGTCGTTATGTCAAACTCTTCTGGACAAAACAAACCTTCATCTTGAAGAAGAGCCCAAATGTTAAACCACTCCTCGTTAGAACAATCGTGGCATACTCAGGTGAGTTGTAAGACTAATCAAATCTTCAATGTTTTAATTAAGGTTTTTGTTAGTTCTAAGATCGATAAGAAGGTGAATTCTTTCATTAATACTAGTGTTAACACTATAACTTGTAAGATTGGCCAatttgtctttttttctttttcttttcacattttcgattTTTGGAAGGattaaattaattcttattaaattagaGTGTtcataataatttgaatttaaaaagtaGTTTgtaaaagttcaaaattttggaccttttaaaaaaaaggaagattttaatttaaaatatttaatttatttggtaAATTATTTCCCTTAAACTTTTATTCACCATTGTCACCTTCTAATTAAGTGagatttaagttaaaaaaacaaatatatttactttttattctcaaattaatGTGATACAAGTGTCGCAATTTAGTCAATTAGGCCAggtttgattaatattatttaaataatatcaatttcGTTAAacatcaattaattcattctctctctgtcttatttatcacattatttaattgattaatcattaaaatactttatattttaaattatagtttttaatttaatcattatatattaatacttttaaatcttactcaaaattatcacaatcataatttttcaaaagtttttCCAATTAATGATATACATAGAGGTTTGAAAAAGAAAGTTCATGAAACTTGTTATTTTGAGAGATTTGATAACCTCGTACAATAAACGCTTATGTAAATTACGTTGAAGTCAAATTAAGTGTACTAATAAGGGGGAGAGAGctgaaaaaaattatacactGATAGAAGgaaatttcataaaatttgtaACGACGTTAATTATGATCGAAAAGAATCGAGAATGTAAACAAATTAACAAGGCATAAATATTAGAAAACCCTTAAGTACATATATTGATTGTCAGCAAAGTTGTCGTAGTCTACAACCACCAAAACGTGGGTGGCTAAAATATTTCCATCAAAATCCTACATTATTGTCCCTCACAAATTAATATccactaattaaatttaataataataaattaagttaaacaatacatatatcaaaattaactatATAGATGTTAATTTAAGTACAAATGAAAAGTTCATTTTTCagtgttaattaatattaaatataattgttagaattatatattgaaatatcaagaaaagagcaaggaaaaaaatatatatatagactacACAATTATTATTAGGTCTTTTCACCCACAAAGAAAAAgctctaaaaaaaaaaagtttcgtCAAATGTTTTTAAGTTTCAAACGGTGTCTTGCTTATCTCTTCATCAATTAAATTTGAGGTATTATGCTTAATTCGGTATGACATTCTATATACTTATTCTATATACTTAGTCCATTCAGATTTTGTAATCGGAATAATACTATTAATCTTTGGTGGATTGTCTCTTATCCATTCACTTGTattcgtctaattctttacagtAGATGAGAGATGAAGTcggatattaattttttttttatttttctaataaagagTTCTTAAAATTCATATCTCGTCTGAAGATCCTTTTACATGTATCCTCTAATGTTTTCGATAGaacttttgtaattttaatcatatttgtaGATGATCAATTACAGAACATTTTTCGGCATTATTTACTAATCCTCTAGTAAAGATAAATTTCATTTTCGTTCAGAATTTTGGTTAGAGATTATTTCGACAATAACGTTTAATATTAGTTTGCGCGGTTTGCTCTCCTTCATTACTCACTGttattgaattcaaatttattcGTTTTTAGAGTCACCATAAAAAAATCGTGATTGatgcatatatttttaaaaaattttaatcattGCAATTTTGTATTATTGAATGTGTAgaacttttattatttgtaaattaatatttatatgtaattctttatttgatttaatcaaaattaattgctttaaaaaaaaacatttttcaaccaAAAATAACCATAACAAGATGTAATTCTTTAAACCTATCGAATTGTGCCGAAAAGAATGGTTATTTTAATACACAAACAGAGCCTTATCTCCAAAATAACATACTATTGTTTTTTCTATAATAATGTTCATcctaagaaaataatcaatTCTATGAACCCTAAATGAAATATTAGTTTAGGTAAATAATTtcatacataaataaacaaattattatctttcttttaaaaataaataaatataaatattaaaattaccttACCATTAATCATATCTATAtctcaaatcatcaaaatagaGCTCTTTATGGATATTGTATTGAATTTactataaacaaattatttttttttcctacacaatttaataaaataaaaaatgataaaagaattatatattttgaaatgattATTATAGTGTATGTGGCAGGCTAGctactttaatttatttctacACTTATTCAAGTGGAAAAGAGAATTAAAGCTTTCTCTCTTGCTTTTTCCAGCTACAAATATGGACTCCATTTCCCCATCTTAACACACATTCCATAACCTCACAAAAaatctctcctctctctctctctcttctctctctctataatcAAACCATGTCTACAGTTATGCAAACTCATCTAGAAACCCAATTCAAAGAAACAAGAACCCTAACTCTCAAActatcaccaccaccaccaccttctgaaaaaacccaaaaaaactgCTGGAATTTTCTAGAAACTACACCATCTCCCAAATTCACCCCTTACATCCATCCTAGTACCAACAAAAAGTCTCAATCTTTCTTAATAAGCTTAGAACTATGCACCGAAAACCTCGGAAGTGAATCCGGTTCCGACATGTCCGATGACATATTCGACATTCTCTCCATGTCTTCGACTCATGTTTTTCATGATCAGCCTGCTCCAAAACCAACTACTAGGGGGTTGAATTTGAGGAAGAAGGTTGTTGATACCAGAAGCATCCCACCTCCATTGACGACCATTAGAGGTATTAACCCTATTAAAGTTCGGTCTAAACGTGAAGGAGGTAGGTTGGTTATTGATGCCGTCGAGGAGAGGGCGGTTTGTAATTATTTCCGGTCGGATAGAAGCCATGGTCGTCTCCGACTTAGTTTCTGGGATAATTCTGTTACTACTACTGATGAAGATGAATTCGAAGATCAAGAAATTGATGAGGTTGAAGAGGATGTCGCCACGGCGGCATCGACGCCGGAGGAGGACATAATTGGAAATAAGAAATTTCAAAGGTCAAGTAGATGCATGGAAGGTAACAATAACAAGAAAGGATTGTGTAATTGGGAACCACTATGGGTTGCTACTTGAGGACAATCTTAAtgtctattttcaaataaatattctttctTGTAAATTTACCTTCTTACCcttttattttttcactttttttttttgtttctaccTCTCATTGACAGTTAAAATCGTTACTATAGAGAGGAGATTTCTTAGGGgatgtttgagttttttttttttttttttttgattaggATCTAATTTATGGGTATAAGCAAACCCATGTAAAATGGCATTAATCTTTATATGAAATGtactttaattaaatgttatataaatatgagtaTTAATTAGCtggaattataattatttattatgggccaagagtaattaataaataaggtAGACAGCCTATAGATTTGAGAAAAGAATTAAGTCAAATAATGTGGTCAGCAGTCGgcaaatgaaaatagaaaaagataTATAAGTTGTCAAACACACATGATTTTGACTAATTTTTTCCAACAACCCAAAACATTTTGCCGTCAAATGTAAACAAACAAAAGATTTCATAatcttatttatgaaattaaatgtcttttattcgattatctaaaatattctaattttaatagGGATTAGTGAGGAAtggtattaatatttttgaagaataaaCTTCAATATGTATATACCTATTTTATTCCATTTACTACACTGTTttgtattgattttttatgttttatttatattatttattaattgatttttttgatgtattttaattaaattaaat from Impatiens glandulifera chromosome 5, dImpGla2.1, whole genome shotgun sequence includes:
- the LOC124940387 gene encoding protein FANTASTIC FOUR 3-like codes for the protein MSTVMQTHLETQFKETRTLTLKLSPPPPPSEKTQKNCWNFLETTPSPKFTPYIHPSTNKKSQSFLISLELCTENLGSESGSDMSDDIFDILSMSSTHVFHDQPAPKPTTRGLNLRKKVVDTRSIPPPLTTIRGINPIKVRSKREGGRLVIDAVEERAVCNYFRSDRSHGRLRLSFWDNSVTTTDEDEFEDQEIDEVEEDVATAASTPEEDIIGNKKFQRSSRCMEGNNNKKGLCNWEPLWVAT